From the genome of Campylobacter magnus, one region includes:
- the fumC gene encoding class II fumarate hydratase → MDYRIEKDTMGEIKVPNDKYWGAQTERSFENFKIGIEKMPSEIINAFAELKKACAIVNNELGRMDKARTDAIAKACDEILEGKLDGNFPLVVWQTGSGTQSNMNMNEVISNRAMEIMGADFRAKPATDAPNFVHPNDHVNKGQSSNDTYPTALRIALVLELQKQILPAIERLEKTLDKKTAEFAKIVKIGRTHLQDATPLTLGQEFSGYAHMLKASKAQIIASIPFLTELAIGGTAVGTGLNSHPKFSELVSAQLNKQTSTKYAFVSHPNKFHGLTSHDAEVFLSGALNGLAANMMKIANDIRWLASGPRSGIGEINIPENEPGSSIMPGKVNPTQCEAVTMVAVQVAGNHASVAFGASQGNFELNVFKPVIAYNLLQAIKLLSDSIISFDEHCASGISANEEKISKLMKESLMLVTALNPHIGYAKAAQIAKTAHHNGTTLREEAINSGFLTAEEFDAWVIPENMIAPHE, encoded by the coding sequence ATGGATTATCGCATAGAAAAAGACACTATGGGTGAGATCAAAGTCCCAAACGATAAGTATTGGGGAGCACAAACTGAGCGTAGTTTTGAAAACTTCAAAATCGGTATTGAAAAAATGCCTAGCGAAATAATAAACGCCTTTGCCGAGCTTAAAAAAGCTTGCGCTATTGTAAACAATGAGCTTGGCAGAATGGATAAAGCACGCACTGATGCAATTGCCAAGGCTTGCGATGAGATTTTAGAGGGCAAACTAGATGGAAACTTTCCGCTAGTCGTGTGGCAAACAGGCTCAGGCACACAAAGCAATATGAATATGAACGAAGTCATCTCAAATCGCGCTATGGAGATAATGGGAGCAGATTTTAGAGCTAAGCCAGCAACTGACGCGCCAAACTTCGTTCACCCAAACGACCATGTAAACAAAGGTCAAAGCTCAAATGACACTTATCCAACAGCGCTTCGCATTGCGCTTGTTTTGGAGCTTCAAAAGCAAATCCTACCAGCTATTGAGCGACTTGAAAAAACCCTGGATAAAAAAACGGCTGAGTTTGCTAAAATCGTAAAAATCGGCCGCACTCACCTTCAAGACGCTACTCCGCTAACTTTGGGTCAAGAGTTTAGCGGCTATGCGCACATGCTAAAAGCTAGCAAAGCTCAAATCATCGCTAGCATACCGTTTTTAACCGAGCTTGCAATAGGCGGCACAGCAGTTGGCACAGGACTAAATAGCCACCCAAAATTCTCTGAGCTAGTAAGCGCTCAACTAAACAAACAAACCAGCACAAAATACGCCTTTGTTTCACACCCAAATAAATTCCATGGCCTAACAAGCCACGATGCAGAGGTATTTTTAAGCGGTGCGCTAAACGGACTTGCTGCTAATATGATGAAAATCGCAAATGATATAAGATGGCTAGCTAGCGGACCTCGCTCTGGTATCGGCGAGATCAACATTCCAGAAAACGAGCCAGGCAGCTCAATCATGCCAGGCAAGGTAAATCCTACTCAGTGCGAAGCTGTAACAATGGTAGCGGTTCAAGTAGCTGGAAATCACGCAAGCGTAGCGTTTGGCGCAAGCCAAGGTAACTTTGAGCTAAATGTGTTTAAGCCAGTGATCGCCTATAATCTACTTCAAGCAATCAAACTGCTAAGCGATAGCATAATCAGCTTTGATGAGCACTGCGCAAGTGGAATTAGCGCAAATGAAGAGAAAATCTCAAAACTAATGAAAGAAAGCCTGATGCTTGTAACTGCGCTAAATCCACACATCGGCTACGCAAAAGCAGCGCAAATTGCTAAAACTGCGCACCATAACGGCACTACTTTGCGCGAAGAGGCTATAAACTCGGGCTTTTTAACAGCCGAAGAGTTTGATGCTTGGGTTATCCCAGAAAACATGATAGCACCACACGAATAA
- a CDS encoding anaerobic C4-dicarboxylate transporter, producing MDIMLILQIIVLLGAIFIGIRLGGIGIGYAGGLGVIVLGLVLGMNVDTKMIPWDVVVIIMAVISCISAMQLAGGLDYLVQIAERILRSNPKYINYLAPTVTYLLTILAGTGHTAFSMIPVIVEVAKEQGIKPSSPLSIAVVASQIAITASPVSAAVVYMTGALEPFGWSYPVLLAIWIPTTFIGCMITAFIMTLVSNLDLNSDPVYKERLAAGLVSAPKGAQNMEVTKSAKLSVLLFIIGVIVVVLYATAISKIGGKPVLIENVKVNRDSAIVGIMLTVAALIVILCKIKASKIPETSVFRSGMTAAVCVIGVAWLGTVFVSGHTDQIKALSEEWVKAIPALLAVVYFFAAMLLYSQAATAKAITPVVIVALGITASDTSNVYMIVASFAAVSALFVLPTYPTLLGAVQMDDTGTTRIGKYVFNHAFFIPGVLAIAFSVALGFLATAIFG from the coding sequence ATGGACATTATGTTAATCTTGCAGATTATCGTGCTTCTTGGTGCGATTTTCATCGGTATTCGCCTTGGCGGCATCGGCATCGGTTATGCTGGTGGTCTAGGCGTTATAGTGCTTGGCCTTGTGCTTGGTATGAATGTAGATACAAAGATGATTCCTTGGGATGTCGTTGTTATCATTATGGCGGTTATTTCATGCATTTCTGCTATGCAGCTTGCTGGCGGACTTGATTATTTGGTTCAAATCGCAGAGAGAATCCTGCGCTCAAATCCAAAATACATCAACTACCTAGCCCCAACTGTAACTTATCTACTTACTATCCTAGCAGGTACTGGACATACAGCATTTTCTATGATCCCAGTTATCGTAGAGGTGGCAAAAGAACAAGGTATCAAACCAAGCTCGCCACTATCAATCGCAGTTGTAGCTAGCCAAATCGCAATTACTGCTAGCCCAGTTTCAGCTGCTGTTGTGTATATGACAGGTGCTTTAGAGCCGTTTGGCTGGAGCTATCCAGTGCTACTTGCTATTTGGATTCCAACTACATTTATTGGTTGTATGATCACAGCATTTATCATGACTTTGGTTAGCAATCTTGATCTAAACAGCGATCCAGTTTACAAAGAGCGCCTAGCAGCTGGTCTAGTCTCAGCTCCAAAAGGTGCACAAAATATGGAAGTTACAAAAAGTGCTAAACTTTCTGTTTTACTTTTCATCATCGGCGTTATTGTGGTTGTTCTTTATGCTACTGCGATTTCAAAAATCGGTGGCAAACCAGTGCTAATTGAAAATGTAAAAGTAAACCGCGACTCAGCTATCGTTGGTATCATGCTAACAGTGGCTGCGCTTATCGTAATACTATGCAAAATCAAAGCTAGCAAAATTCCTGAGACTAGCGTATTTAGAAGCGGTATGACTGCTGCTGTGTGTGTAATCGGTGTTGCTTGGCTAGGAACTGTATTTGTAAGTGGCCACACTGATCAGATCAAAGCTCTAAGCGAAGAGTGGGTAAAAGCGATCCCTGCTCTACTTGCGGTAGTTTATTTCTTTGCAGCGATGCTGCTATATAGCCAAGCTGCAACTGCAAAAGCCATCACTCCGGTTGTTATCGTAGCACTTGGCATCACAGCTAGTGACACAAGCAATGTTTATATGATCGTAGCTAGCTTTGCGGCTGTTTCTGCGCTATTTGTATTGCCTACTTACCCAACTCTACTTGGTGCTGTTCAAATGGACGATACTGGCACAACAAGAATCGGTAAGTATGTTTTTAACCACGCTTTCTTCATCCCAGGCGTGCTAGCAATCGCATTTAGCGTTGCTCTAGGCTTTTTAGCTACTGCTATTTTTGGCTAA
- a CDS encoding pentapeptide repeat-containing protein translates to MLGNSRFRNSRFRNSRFRNSRFRNSRFRNSRFREF, encoded by the coding sequence ATTCTAGGGAATTCTAGATTTAGGAATTCTAGATTTAGGAATTCTAGATTTAGGAATTCTAGATTTAGGAATTCTAGATTTAGGAATTCTAGATTTAGGGAATTCTAG
- a CDS encoding aspartate ammonia-lyase: MATRKEHDFIGELEIDDSKYYGVQSFRALENFKMTGRTFGDYPFFVKAFAQIKKAAAMANAELGVLDKTKADYLCKAADRIIAGEFSDQFVVDMVQGGAGTSTNMNMNEVLTNVALEMMGKKKGEYGPDTLHPNDHTNLAQSTNDTYPSSIKVATYAKLCDLQAELEKLEAELNKKGQEWKDIIKMGRTELEDAVPTTLGNTFKAFGHYIKNSLKQLELAKEPMTHLNMGATAIGTGINCHPDYKDCVEKHLSAITGIKFIPSTNFIAATQDTADFVFVSGVLKSLAVRLSKIANDIRLMNSGPRTGLSEIELPKMQPGSSIMPGKVNPVICEVTGVACYEVFGNDTTITHCSERAEFELNAFEPGIAYAIFNSIVILENAARTLRERAIVGLKANPEACLNHVLNSVGIVTALNPAIGYEKSASIAKEALETGKRVGDICFERGYLSREEIDKLLDPKNMLDPRMTK; encoded by the coding sequence ATGGCAACTAGAAAAGAACACGACTTCATCGGTGAATTAGAGATCGATGATAGCAAGTATTATGGCGTACAAAGCTTTCGTGCGCTAGAAAACTTCAAAATGACTGGTCGCACTTTTGGCGATTATCCATTTTTTGTAAAAGCATTTGCTCAAATCAAAAAAGCAGCAGCTATGGCAAATGCTGAACTAGGCGTGCTAGATAAGACTAAGGCTGATTATCTATGTAAAGCAGCTGATAGAATTATCGCTGGCGAGTTTAGCGATCAGTTTGTAGTAGATATGGTCCAAGGCGGCGCAGGCACTAGCACAAACATGAATATGAACGAAGTGCTAACAAATGTCGCCCTTGAGATGATGGGTAAGAAAAAAGGTGAGTATGGCCCAGATACCCTTCATCCAAACGACCACACAAACCTAGCACAAAGCACAAACGACACTTATCCAAGCTCTATTAAAGTAGCTACTTATGCTAAACTTTGCGACCTTCAAGCTGAGCTTGAGAAGCTGGAAGCTGAGCTAAATAAAAAAGGGCAAGAGTGGAAAGATATAATCAAAATGGGACGCACAGAGCTAGAAGATGCTGTTCCAACCACACTTGGCAATACCTTTAAAGCCTTTGGTCACTATATCAAAAATAGCCTAAAACAACTTGAACTTGCAAAAGAGCCTATGACTCACCTAAACATGGGTGCAACAGCCATCGGCACTGGTATCAACTGCCACCCAGACTACAAAGACTGCGTAGAAAAGCACCTTAGTGCTATCACAGGCATAAAGTTTATCCCTTCAACAAACTTCATCGCTGCTACTCAAGATACAGCTGATTTTGTATTTGTTAGCGGTGTGTTAAAGTCTTTGGCAGTTCGCCTAAGCAAAATCGCAAACGACATCCGTCTAATGAACTCAGGCCCAAGAACTGGTCTAAGCGAAATAGAACTTCCAAAAATGCAACCAGGTAGCTCAATCATGCCAGGTAAAGTAAATCCAGTAATCTGCGAAGTAACAGGCGTAGCGTGCTATGAGGTATTTGGCAATGATACAACTATCACTCACTGCTCAGAAAGAGCTGAGTTTGAGCTAAATGCTTTTGAGCCAGGTATTGCTTATGCGATATTTAACTCTATCGTTATCCTAGAAAACGCAGCTAGAACACTAAGAGAGCGTGCTATCGTAGGACTTAAAGCAAACCCTGAGGCTTGCTTAAACCATGTGCTAAACTCAGTTGGCATCGTAACTGCGCTAAACCCAGCCATCGGCTACGAAAAATCAGCTAGCATAGCAAAAGAAGCACTTGAGACTGGCAAACGCGTAGGCGATATCTGCTTTGAGCGTGGATATCTAAGCCGCGAGGAGATAGATAAACTTCTTGATCCTAAAAACATGCTAGATCCAAGAATGACAAAATAA
- a CDS encoding FtsW/RodA/SpoVE family cell cycle protein → MCTDKPLFYLTSFIIAVGIVFALSLPVFTVLYFDFSPYHFFIRQLGVGLVGILIMWSLSQLDPDRVIVGRLTTFEVIGFCLFFGSFLLIMVMQLLPASLVPLTGGAKRWIRLGPLSLSPVEFFKVGFVFFLAWSFNRKISRDKKKLKEEFWLLLPYFLVLAVATFFILVLQKDLGQVVVLAVTLMVLGTFAGTSKRFFAILSGVGVLLLIAAIITQPHRIRRFQSWWVTNQDAILKMLPSEWAQQLYITGAEEPYQITHSLNAIYHGGFFGTGLGGGTFKLGFLSEVHTDFVLAGIAEEIGFIGLIGVSAILLFIIFRILKISSRSFNNNVYHLFSLGIAVIITVAFLMNAYGITSLIPIKGIAVPFLSYGGSSVLALSIAVGMVLMVSKKVDLS, encoded by the coding sequence ATGTGTACTGATAAACCGCTTTTTTATCTTACTTCGTTTATTATTGCTGTAGGCATTGTGTTTGCGCTATCTTTGCCGGTTTTTACGGTGCTTTATTTTGATTTTAGTCCTTATCATTTTTTTATTCGTCAGCTTGGCGTGGGGCTAGTTGGCATACTTATTATGTGGTCGCTTTCGCAGCTTGACCCTGATAGGGTTATTGTTGGCAGGCTTACTACCTTTGAAGTTATTGGCTTTTGCTTGTTTTTTGGCTCGTTTTTGCTTATTATGGTTATGCAGCTACTACCTGCTTCGCTCGTGCCGCTAACTGGTGGTGCCAAGCGCTGGATACGGCTTGGGCCGCTATCGCTTTCACCGGTGGAGTTTTTTAAGGTTGGCTTTGTATTTTTCCTAGCGTGGAGCTTTAATCGAAAAATTAGCCGTGATAAAAAGAAATTAAAAGAAGAGTTTTGGCTTTTGCTACCATATTTTTTGGTGCTTGCGGTGGCTACATTTTTTATACTTGTGCTACAAAAAGATCTAGGGCAAGTTGTAGTGCTAGCTGTAACGCTTATGGTGCTTGGCACCTTTGCTGGCACCTCAAAGCGCTTTTTTGCGATTTTAAGTGGAGTGGGAGTGCTACTGCTAATCGCTGCTATCATCACGCAGCCGCACCGTATCAGGCGTTTTCAGAGCTGGTGGGTAACAAACCAAGATGCTATTTTAAAAATGCTGCCTAGTGAGTGGGCGCAGCAGCTCTACATAACAGGTGCAGAAGAGCCTTATCAAATCACGCACTCGCTAAATGCGATTTATCACGGCGGTTTTTTTGGCACTGGGCTTGGCGGTGGGACATTTAAGCTTGGTTTTTTAAGCGAGGTTCATACTGACTTTGTGTTAGCTGGAATCGCTGAGGAGATCGGATTTATAGGGCTTATTGGGGTTAGTGCGATTTTGCTTTTTATTATTTTTAGGATTTTAAAAATTAGTTCAAGGTCGTTTAATAACAATGTTTATCATCTCTTTAGCCTAGGTATTGCGGTGATTATCACGGTGGCGTTTTTGATGAATGCTTATGGTATTACCTCGCTAATCCCTATAAAAGGTATAGCTGTGCCGTTTTTAAGCTATGGTGGTAGTTCAGTTCTGGCTCTGTCCATCGCAGTTGGTATGGTGCTAATGGTGAGTAAAAAGGTGGATTTATCGTGA
- the murG gene encoding undecaprenyldiphospho-muramoylpentapeptide beta-N-acetylglucosaminyltransferase — MICICGGGTGGHLAIARALGAELKRRGVCVIFVGSQQGQDKMWFENSDIFEQKYFLASSGVANKSGFKRLFSLLNIIKLSFACFGIFKKHKIKAVISVGGYSAAPAAFAAIASFKPLFIHEQNAHTGSLNALLKPLAKKFFCSYDKNEPFDYPVRQEFFALARIRSKCECVLFLGGSQGASAINALAIALAPILNQRGVKIIHQCGTKEYESVRAKYDELGIKAGIYDFSEHLPELMSRADVCVSRAGASSLWELCANALPSVFIPYPYAAGDHQYYNAKFLADLGLAGLFRQESLVPSAVLEFIDNMDLASISASLKEKINSGGSQKIVDEVLKNIKI; from the coding sequence GTGATTTGTATTTGTGGTGGTGGGACTGGCGGACATTTAGCTATTGCTAGAGCACTTGGCGCAGAGCTAAAAAGGCGTGGTGTTTGCGTGATTTTTGTAGGCTCGCAGCAAGGGCAGGATAAAATGTGGTTTGAAAATAGCGATATTTTTGAGCAAAAGTATTTTTTAGCTAGTAGTGGCGTGGCAAACAAAAGCGGGTTTAAAAGGCTTTTTTCATTATTAAATATAATAAAGCTTAGCTTTGCTTGTTTTGGCATATTTAAAAAACACAAAATAAAAGCAGTAATTAGCGTGGGCGGATACAGCGCAGCGCCAGCAGCATTTGCAGCTATTGCTAGCTTTAAGCCACTTTTTATCCACGAGCAAAACGCTCATACTGGAAGCCTAAATGCGCTTTTAAAGCCACTAGCAAAGAAGTTTTTTTGCTCGTATGATAAAAATGAACCTTTTGATTATCCGGTTAGGCAGGAGTTTTTTGCGTTAGCTAGAATTCGCTCTAAGTGCGAGTGCGTGCTGTTTTTGGGTGGGTCTCAAGGAGCAAGTGCGATAAATGCGCTAGCCATTGCTTTAGCACCTATTTTAAATCAGCGTGGCGTAAAAATCATCCATCAATGCGGGACCAAAGAATATGAAAGCGTGCGAGCCAAGTATGATGAGCTAGGCATAAAGGCTGGGATATATGATTTTAGTGAGCATTTGCCAGAGCTTATGAGTAGGGCTGATGTTTGCGTCAGTCGCGCAGGGGCATCAAGCCTGTGGGAGCTATGCGCAAATGCTTTGCCTAGCGTGTTTATACCATATCCATATGCAGCTGGGGATCATCAGTATTATAATGCGAAGTTTTTGGCTGATTTGGGACTGGCTGGGCTTTTTAGACAAGAAAGCCTTGTGCCTAGTGCGGTGCTTGAGTTTATTGATAATATGGACTTAGCTAGCATTAGTGCGTCATTAAAAGAAAAAATAAATAGCGGTGGTAGCCAAAAAATCGTAGATGAAGTGCTAAAAAATATAAAAATCTAG